The following is a genomic window from Nitrosomonas communis.
CACCTGTGTCGTACGGGGTGCCGGCATTGCACTTGAAAATATCGATCGATCCATCGGAATTTTTTCGCGCGAAATTTAATCTTGTTTCAATTTCTTATCATGGGTTACTGAAATAAATAATCCAGTATTGAAATGCTACAATTTAAAATGTGATGGAGACGGTTCCTCGATTTTTCAGGGCTGGTCCGAGTCCGCAAGTACGCTTATTTTTTTTTGCATTGTTATCCATTCTCCTGATGGTAATGGATGCTCGTTTTAGTTCTTTTGCTGGCATGCGCCAGACTGTGGGTATGATCCTCTACCCTCTGCAACGACTTGCCTATATTCCCGCGACTTTATTTGACCAGGCAGAAGAGCTAATCAATGATTTTCACCTCACGAAAGAAATTGCCAATCTCAGACAGCAATATTTCTTAAATCAACAAAAACTGTTCCGCTTACAGATACTGGAAGAAGAAAACGCCCAATTGCGGAAATTGCTGGGCGCAGCTCAGCAAGCAGAAATCAAAGCGATTATGGCGGAAATTCTGTATGTCCCACGCGATCCCTTTAATCGTAAAGTCATCCTTAACAAGGGAAGCTCGAGTGAAATTAAAGCCGGTCAAGTCGTGGTCGATGATCAGGGAGTCATCGGACAAATCACGCAGGTTCACCCTTTTTTATCCGAAGTCACGCTGATCACGGATAAAGGTCATTCTGTTCCGGTACAAGTGGCCCGTAATGGCTTGCGCTCGATCATTTCAGGCGCTGGCAAAAATAATGAGTTAGAGCTACGCTATTTATCGGTCAACGCAGATATCGAACAAGGCGACCTGCTGGTCACCTCTGGCATCGGAGGCCTCTATCCACCCGGCTTGCCAGTAGCACGCGTAGAAAATATTGAGCATGATCCTTCACGAGATTTTGCAGTCATTATGTGCACACCTATCGCAGGCGTGAATAGAAACAGACAAGTATTGATTCTTTCCTTGTCAGCGCCTATACCAGAGCATCCCGAAGAAGAATCTCCCGAAGAAGCACCCAAGCATACCACTCAGCAAGGAAGGAGAAGCCGTGCCCCATGATTATTTTAATCAGGAGCTTCCCTTGGAGGCAAAGCGCAGCTTTATTTTTCTCAGCCTGTTGCTGGCACTCTTATTCAATCTGTTACCGCTACAAGGAATTATGCTGCTGCTTCGCCCCGATTTTGTTTCGATTACGTTACTCTATTGGAGCATTCATTACCCGCAGCGCATCGGAATGAGCCTTGCTTTTATGGCGGGTTTAGCAATGGATGTAAGCAATAGCAGCATGCTAGGTCAGCATGCGTTAGCTTATTGCGTGATTACATTCTTTGGCATGATATTGCATCGGCGTCTGCGATTATTCAATAGCTTTCAACAAGCCCCGCAAATTTTCTGGATATTGCTCATCGCTCAATTTGCCATATTTCTGACGGGCTTGCTGGGGGGAAGTTATTTCCCGACCTGGTATTACTTTTTTCCCAGCGTTACCGGTGCATTATTGTGGCCTGTCATTTCATTCCTGCTGGGCATTCCTCAAAAACCGAAGAGCGATCCTAACGAACTATGAATTATGTTGTTGAGCTTCGTAATCACTTGCGTGAGTTACGAGATTTCCATATCAGGCTTGCGATCGCTGCGGGTTTTGTCGTACTGCTATTTTGCCTGCTGCTTGCCCGTTTCTTCTATCTGCAGGTACTCCGAAGCGAGCATTACACTACCCTGGCAGAAGCTAATCGCATAGCCATCATGCCGATTGTTCCCAACCGGGGCCTTATTTTTGATCGGAATGGGGAAATCCTCGCACAGAATCATACGACCTATGCGCTGGAAATTGTGCCCAATCAAGTGCCCAATCTGGAAGCGACCATAGATGAATTGGCAACGGTCATTGAAATCTCACCGGAAGACCGCCGGCGATTTAACAAACTAAGGCGCGAAAGCACGCGCTTTAGCAGTTTACCCATTCGACTGCGTTTATCCGATATTGAAGTAGCGAGCTTTGCCGCCAATCGTTACCGATTTCCTGGAATGGAAATCAAAGCACGACTACTGCGTCATTATCCTCACGCTGAACTGTTATCCCATGTGATAGGCTACATTGGCCGTATCAGTGATAAAGATCTGGAGCAGCTCGAAAACAATAATGCGCTTGAAAACTATCGCGGCTCCCTGCATATTGGCAGAATCGGCCTTGAGCAAAGCTATGAGAAAGAATTACACGGCATAACCGGATTTGAGCAGGTCGAAACCGATGCAGCGGGCCGACACGTACGCACATTATCGCGCACTCCTCCCGTGGCCGGGAATGATTTAACCCTTTCTCTTGATCTTAAATTACAGCAAGCAGCAGAAAGCGCGTTTGGCGATTATCGGGGTGCCTTGGTAGCGATGGATCCGAAGACGGGTGAAATTCTCGCCTTTGTCAGCAAACCAGGCTTTGACCCCAATCTGTTCATTGATGGAATTGATCATGTGAACTGGCGCTTACTCAATGAATCCATAGACAAACCGCTCAATAATCGTGCACTCAGAGGCGTCTATCCCCCCGGCTCCACCTTTAAGCCTTTCATGGCCCTGGCTGGCTTAGAATTAGGCAAGCGTACCGCCGATTATGCGATTAATGATCCAGGTTATTTTAGCCTGCCCGGCAGTTCACACCGGTTCAGGGATTGGAGGCCAAACGGGCATGGCAGAGTTAATCTACACAAATCGCTTGTGATTTCCTGCGATACCTACTACTACACCCTCGCAAACGATCTGGGAATAAATAATATTTTCAGTTTTATCGGTCAGTTTGGGTTTGGCAAGAAAACCGAAATCGATATTCCAGGGGAAGTCACCGGCTTACTCCCCTCTTCCGACTGGAAAAAGAAACGGTTTAACCAGAACTGGTTTCCTGGGGATACGATTTCCGTTGGAATCGGCCAAGGCTATAATTTAGCCACCCCGGTGCAGCTGACTTTCGCTACCATGCTTCTTGCCAACAATGGCATAGCCTATCGTCCCCATTTTGTGAAACAGGTGCAAGATAATAAGCTGGGCCATTTGTATGAGAATAAGCCCAGTCAGATGTATACGCTTAATTTAAAAAAAGAGAATGTCGCGCGCGTCAGAAATGCGCTGGTCGATGTCACTCGCCCGGGTGGCACCGCAGCAAAAGCAGGCGCGAATGCAGCTTATACCTTTGCCGGCAAAACAGGCACTTCACAAGTGATCAATATTAAGCAAGGCGAACGTTACGTTGCCAGCAAGATACAGGAACGTCATCGTGATCATGCCCTCTTTATCGCTTACGCACCCGCAGAAGATCCCCAAATTGCGCTGACGGTATTAGTGGAAAATGGCGGCTCGGGTGGTTCCACTGCTGCCCCCATCGCACGACAGGTGCTAGATTATTTCCTTCTCGGGAAAACACCTGAACCGATGCCTGCTGAAAAAGCAAATACTCGATCGCATTGACAAGATAACAAACGATCCCTTCCATGCCCCAATCAAACCTGACGCGAAGGCGAGTGATCAACCATAACCACGGCTTGTTCAGTATCATCACGCTTGATCATTATCGTATTAATGATTAAGTTATTACCCTGAAAACCGTAGTAGGTCGTCAGTTGATTGGCAAACTAAATTCATGACATACAGAACCATTCTCAAACTTTTGTTATACGCCAGAATAGTTAGCTCGCTAAAAGATAAAGAAGCAGAT
Proteins encoded in this region:
- the mreC gene encoding rod shape-determining protein MreC; amino-acid sequence: METVPRFFRAGPSPQVRLFFFALLSILLMVMDARFSSFAGMRQTVGMILYPLQRLAYIPATLFDQAEELINDFHLTKEIANLRQQYFLNQQKLFRLQILEEENAQLRKLLGAAQQAEIKAIMAEILYVPRDPFNRKVILNKGSSSEIKAGQVVVDDQGVIGQITQVHPFLSEVTLITDKGHSVPVQVARNGLRSIISGAGKNNELELRYLSVNADIEQGDLLVTSGIGGLYPPGLPVARVENIEHDPSRDFAVIMCTPIAGVNRNRQVLILSLSAPIPEHPEEESPEEAPKHTTQQGRRSRAP
- the mreD gene encoding rod shape-determining protein MreD, translated to MPHDYFNQELPLEAKRSFIFLSLLLALLFNLLPLQGIMLLLRPDFVSITLLYWSIHYPQRIGMSLAFMAGLAMDVSNSSMLGQHALAYCVITFFGMILHRRLRLFNSFQQAPQIFWILLIAQFAIFLTGLLGGSYFPTWYYFFPSVTGALLWPVISFLLGIPQKPKSDPNEL
- the mrdA gene encoding penicillin-binding protein 2, with the protein product MNYVVELRNHLRELRDFHIRLAIAAGFVVLLFCLLLARFFYLQVLRSEHYTTLAEANRIAIMPIVPNRGLIFDRNGEILAQNHTTYALEIVPNQVPNLEATIDELATVIEISPEDRRRFNKLRRESTRFSSLPIRLRLSDIEVASFAANRYRFPGMEIKARLLRHYPHAELLSHVIGYIGRISDKDLEQLENNNALENYRGSLHIGRIGLEQSYEKELHGITGFEQVETDAAGRHVRTLSRTPPVAGNDLTLSLDLKLQQAAESAFGDYRGALVAMDPKTGEILAFVSKPGFDPNLFIDGIDHVNWRLLNESIDKPLNNRALRGVYPPGSTFKPFMALAGLELGKRTADYAINDPGYFSLPGSSHRFRDWRPNGHGRVNLHKSLVISCDTYYYTLANDLGINNIFSFIGQFGFGKKTEIDIPGEVTGLLPSSDWKKKRFNQNWFPGDTISVGIGQGYNLATPVQLTFATMLLANNGIAYRPHFVKQVQDNKLGHLYENKPSQMYTLNLKKENVARVRNALVDVTRPGGTAAKAGANAAYTFAGKTGTSQVINIKQGERYVASKIQERHRDHALFIAYAPAEDPQIALTVLVENGGSGGSTAAPIARQVLDYFLLGKTPEPMPAEKANTRSH